In Tachysurus vachellii isolate PV-2020 chromosome 7, HZAU_Pvac_v1, whole genome shotgun sequence, the DNA window TTGAGTCTACAGCTCCTGATGGAGGAGAGaagcagaagaggaagaagcagaAGTCCAGAGAAAACACTGAAGGTGAACCTGTGAGTCTGGAGATGTGGAGAAATGCAACACTCCATGGAAAAACACTCAAGGTGATGTTTAAAGAATTCACTACTTACTGTGTGAGGTCATAACTCTAAATGGTTTAGCCCACTTTGTGTAGATCTGCTTTTTAAAAGAGATAAATGCTCCCCCTTGGTTGAGAAGTGGTAGGGTCTGATTTCAGTATAATGTTATGAGCTCTCCTTTCTGTTTATGAACCGTTTGAGCTGCACTTTAGAATAGATTGATGTACGAGATGGAGAATCAGATAATACAGGTTAAAAACACAAGgtgaagtgtctgtgtgtgttggtttctgtgtgtgtcggtgtgtgtgtgtgtgtagctgagaTCCTGAGCCCagcaggacagacagacaggatggaCCGAGAGAACGgtcagagaaacagagggaggaGGAGACGTCTGTATGAGGACTATATGTCCGTTAAAGACGtgtctgatggactgaagagaGGACAGctcatacaggtacacacacatacaggcacacacacatacatgcacacacacgcacatacagacacacacatgtacacacatacagacacacacacatgtacacacatacagacacacacacatttacacacatacagacacacatacagacacacacacgtacacacacgtacagacacacacatgtacacacatacagacacacacatgtacacacatgtacacacatacagacatacagacacacacatacagacacacacatgtacacacatacagacacacatgtacacacacatacaaacacacacatacagacacacacatgtacactcatgcagacacacacgtacaaacacacgtacacacacatacaaacacatacacacagacacacatacagacacacgcacctgcacacacacatgcacacacaggcacatacagacacacacatacatacatacagatacacacacacacacatacatacagacacacacatgtacacacatacagacacacacacatttacacacatacagacacacacacacgtacacacacacgtacacacacagacacacacatacagacacacaaacacatacagacacacacatgtacacacatacagacacacacatgtacacacatacagacacacatacatacagacacacacatgtacacacatgcagacacacacgtacacacacacgtacacacacatacaaacacatacacacagacacacacataccagggttcccacgcgtcctggaaaacctggaaatcctggaaaattaatgaccaatgttccagtcctggaaaacacatggaaaatgagaaaaaacataaattgtcctggaaaaaatcttgttgtcctggaaaattattatttttaaatgttcttgatcatttaaagaacagtttacaactggtcgaaacaattaacgttagtaacagaaagcgctctgttcagagacgctgagttttgacgggttttttgttatgctgcttaatctcgctgtgacggatgacgctgtcttgtgttggcggtttcaggtgctaggaatggtttaagtgcttgaTTGTTTTCAACGAATGGTGACGAGTaaccaggttatattaaccttgtgcaaggggaatgcacagcaaactaaagcatgcatgacggcattggcctgagaaaggaaagggtaataatatgtgcggtcttttttattttataaatgttgaaatttcattcacatgacaaattgtctagaaaagtatagttaagtaatagccataaagtgtacgttgtttttaagacttctggagaaaagaacatattactttaggccgtgaatctgtgatccttgtctttttttgctaaatttgaaatgtcctggaaaagtcctggaaaatgatctctgaaaaagagtgggaaccctgacatacagacacacgcacctgcacacacacatgcacacacaggcacatacagacacacacatacatacatacagatacacacacacacacatacatacagacacacacatgtacacacatacagacacacacacatttacacacatacagacacacacacacgtacacacacagacacacacatacagacacacaaacacatacagacacacacatgtacacacatacagacacacacatgtacacacatacagacacacatacagacacacatacatacagacacacacatgtacacacatgcagacacacacgtacacacacacgtacacacacatacaaacacatacacacagacacacacatacagacacacgcacctgcacacacacatgcacacacaggcacatacagacacacacatacatacatacagatacacacacatacacacatgcacacacatgcatacagacacacacacatgcgcacacacacacatacggacacacacacatacatacatacagatactcacacatacatacagacacacaaacacatacagacacatacacacacacatgcatgcacacacatgcatacagacacacgcatgcacatagacatacagacacacacacatgcacgcacacacacatgcacgcacacacacatgcacgcgcacacacatgcacgcgcacacacatgcacgcgcacacacatgcacgcgcacacacatgcacgcacacacacatgcgcacacacacgcgcacacacacatgcgcacacacacatgcgcacacacacatgcgcacacacacatacagatagacacacacatacatacaggcacacacatagtCACACAAACGcatacagacacatgcacacacatgcatacagacacacatgcgcacacacacacatgcacacacacacacacacacatgcgcacacacacacatgcacacacacatacagacacacacacatacagacacacatacatacatacagatcctatacagacgcacacacatgcacacacacatacagacacacacacatgcagacacacatacatacatacagagcccatacagacacacacatgcagacacacatacatacatacatacagatcccatacagacacacacatgcagacacacatacatacatacatacagatcccatacagacacacacatgcagacacacatacatacatacagatcccatacagacacacacatgcagacacacatacatacatacagatcccatacagacacacacatgcagacacacatacatacatacatacagatcccatacagacacacacatgcagacacacatacatacatacagatcccatacagacacacacatgcagacacacatacatacatacagatcccatacagacacacacatgcagacacacatacatacatacatacatacagatcccatacagacacacacatgcagacacacatacatacatacagatcccatacagacacacacatgcagacacacatacatacatacagatcccatacagacacacacatgcagacacacatacatacatacagatcccatacagacacacacatgcagacacacatacatacatacagatcccatacagacacacacatgcagacacacatacatacatacagatcccatacagacacacacatgcagacacacatacatacatacagatcccatacagacacacacatgcagacacacatacatacatacagatcccatacagacatacacatacagacacatgcacatacaggcgcacacacatacagtaagtgtaatataattatatattatatttatataatttttatatataatatttttatacttattgTACAAATATATGTACAGAAAGAATGAAGCAGTAAAACtgaattgtgtttatttgtttattgttattaggGAGTGTTGAGGATAAACCCAAAGAAATATCACGAAGCGTTCGTTCCCTCTCCTGTAAGTACTGTTAATTAATAGATTTTGCCTGGTTGCCATGACAACTGGTGTTCCACATCATACAGTAATGTTTTGGTGTTGTGGTTCAGGACGGGTCAGCAGACATTTTCCTGGATGGGATGGTGGCAAGGAATCGAGCTCTGAACGGAGATGTGGTGGTGGTTAAGCTCCTCCCTCCAGACCagtggaaggtgtgtgtgtgtctctctgtgtctctgtctgtgtgtgtgtgtctctgtctgtgtgtgtgtgtctctgtctgtgtgtgtgtgtctctgtctgtgtgtgtgtgtctctgtctgtgtgtgtgtgtctctgtctgtgtgtgtgtgtctctgtctgtgtgtgtgtgtctctgtctgtgtgtgtttgtctctgtctgtgtgtgtttgtctctgtctgtgtgtgtgtgtctctgtctgtgtgtgtgtgtctctgtctgtgtgtgtgtgtctctgtctgtgtgtgtgtctctgtctgtgtgtgtgtgtctctgtctgtgtgtgtgtgtgtctctgtctgtgtgtgtgtgtgtctctgtctgtgtgtgtgtgtgtctctgtctgtgtgtgtgtgtgtctctgtctgtgtgtgtgtgtgtctctgtctgtgtgtgtgtgtctctgtctgtgtgtgtgtgtgtctctgtgtgtgtgtgtctctgtgtgtgtgtgcctctgtgtgtgtgtgtctctgtctgtgtgtgtgtgtgtgtctctgtctgtgtgtgtgtgtgtgtctctgtctgtgtgtgtgtgtgtgtgtgtgtgtgtctctgtctgtgtgtgtgtgtgtgtgtgtctctgtctgtgtgtgtgtgtgtgtgtgtctctgtctgtgtgtgtgtgtgtgtgtgtgtctctgtctgtgtgtgtgtgtgtgtgtgtctctgtctgtctgtgtgtgtgtgtatctatgtctgtgtgtgtgtctctgtctgtgtgtgtgtgtgtgtgtgtgtgtctctgtctgtgtgtgtgtgtctctgtctgtgtgtgtgtgtctctgtctgtgtgtgtgtgtctctgtctgtgtgtgtgtgtctctgtctgtgtgtgtgtgtgtgtctctgtctgtgtgtgtgtgtgtgtctctgtctgtgtgtgtgtgtgtgtctctgtctgtgtgtgtgtgtgtgtctctgtctgtgtgtgtgtgtgtctctgtgtgtgtgtgtgtctctgtctgtgtgtgtgtgtctctgtctgtgtgtgtgtgtctctgtctgtgtgtgtgtgtctctgtctgtgtgtgtgtgtgtgtctctgtctgtgtgtgtgtgtgtgtctctgtctgtgtgtgtgtgtgtgtgtgtctctgtctgtgtgtgtgtgtgtgtctctgtctgtgtgtgtgtgtctctgtctgtgtgtgtgtgtgtgtctctgtctgtgtgtgtgtgtgtgtgtctctgtctgtgtgtgtgtgtgtgtgtgtgtctctgtctgtctgtgtgtgtgtgtctctgtctgtctgtgtgtgtgtatctctgtctgtgtgtgtgtctctgtctgtgtgtgtgtgtgtctctgtctgtgtgtgtgtgtctctgtctgtgtgtgtgtgtctctgtctgtgtgtgtgtgtgtgtctctgtgtgtgtgtgtctctgtctgtgtgtgtgtgtctctgtgtgtgtgtgtgtgtctctgtctgtgtgtgtgtgtctctgtctgtgtgtgtgtgtctctgtctgtgtgtgtgtgtgtctctgtctgtgtgtgtgtgtctctgtctgtgtgtgtgtgtctctgtctgtgtgtgtgtgtgtctctgtctgtgtgtgtgtgtgtctctgtctgtgtgtgtgtgtgtctctgtctgtgtgtgtgtgtgtctgtgtgtgtgtgtgtgcctctgtgtgtgtgtgtctctgtctgtgtgtgtgtgtctctgtctgtgtgtgtgtctctgtctgtgtgtgtgtgtgtgtctctgtctgtgtgtgtgtgtgtgtgtgtctctgtctgtgtgtgtgtgtgtgtgtgtgtctctgtctgtgtgtgtgtgtgtgtgtgtctctgtctgtctgtgtgtgtgtgtatctctgtctgtgtgtgtgtctctgtctgtgtgtgtgtgtgtgtgtgtgtctctgtctgtgtgtgtgtgtctctgtctgtgtgtgtgtgtgtgtctctgtctgtgtgtgtgtgtgtctctgtgtgtgtgtgtctctgtctgtgtgtgtgtgtgtctctgtgtgtgtgtgtgtctctgtctgtgtgtgtgtgtctctgtctgtgtgtgtgtgtctctgtctgtgtgtgtgtgtctctgtctgtgtgtgtgtgtctctgtctgtgtgtgtgtgtctctgtctgtgtgtgtgtgtctctgtctgtgtgtgtgtgtctgtgtgtgtgtgtgtctctgtctgtgtgtgtgtgtgtgtgtgtgtctctgtctgtgtgtgtgtgtgtgtctctgtctgtgtgtgtgtgtgtgtgtgtgtgtgtgtgtctctgtctgtctgtgtgtgtgtgtgtgtgtgtgtgtgtgtctctgtctgtgtgtgtgtgtctctgtctgtgtgtgtgtctctgtctctgtgtgtgtgtgtgtgtctctgtctgtgtctgtgtgtgtgtgtgtgtctctgtctgtgtgtgtgtgtgtgtctctgtctgtgtgtgtgtgtgtctctgtgtgtgtgtgtctctgtctgtgtgtgtgtgtgtctctgtgtgtgtgtgtctctgtctgtgtgtgtgtgtctctgtctgtgtgtgtgtatgtctctgtctgtgtgtgtgtgtctctgtctgtgtgtgtgtgtctctgtctgtgtgtgtgtgtctctgtgtgtgtgtgtctctgtctgtgtgtgtgtgtgtctctgtctgtgtgtgtgtgtgtctctgtctgtgtgtgtgtgtgtctctgtctgtgtgtgtgtgtctctgtctgtgtgtgtgtgtctctgtctgtgtgtgtgtgtctctgtctgtgtgtgtgtgtctctgtctgtgtgtgtgtctctgtctgtgtgtgtgtctctgtctgtgtgtgtgtgtgtctctgtctgtgtgtgtgtgtgtctctgtctgtgtgtgtgtgtgtctctgtctgtgtgtgtgtgtgtctctgtctgtgtgtgtgtgtgtctctgtctgtgtgtgtgtgtgtctctgtctgtgtgtgtgtgtgtctctgtctgtgtgtgtgtgtgtgtctctgtctctgtctgtgtgtgtgtgtctctgtctgtgtgtgtgtgtctctgtctgtgtgtgtgtgtctctgtctgtgtgtgtgtgtctctctgtcggtgtgtgtgtgtctctctgtcggtgtgtgtgtgtctctctgtctgtgtgtgtgtgtctctctgtctgtgtgtgtgtctctctgtctgtgtgtgtgtcaggacaggaaatataatttaacacaaaaagctgcctagacctagggtggacttgcgctcaggagtttatttatttatttttttgagcggtgtgtggacgaattgtttctacacacacactaaacagcgcgaagccgcgaactcgttctgaatattttaaaggtgtaacagctgatgaaaaagcagagacaattgtagtcaaaaatgaagagagattttatcttagtttttattttatacaaaacattttcgtctcgtcttttttcgtcaacaataatgcatgttaatttagtcttagtcagcgtttttagacagtggtgcagtctcgtcatcgtctcgtcttagtcatgaaaaaaaaggttgttgacgaacatatttcgtctcgtctgacgaaattaacactactctgtttgtttctgtttgtgtgcgcgtctcagcgtgtgtctgtgtgtgtctgtctctgtgtctgtgggtgtgtgtgagtacatgCTACAACAGTCCTGAAGTGTGTTTGATGTTGTTGAAGGTGTTGAATGGAGATGAGGGTGAACAGACGAGTGTGGACAAAGAGCGACAGAGTGAGTCCATCCCTGACGTTATAGTGGAGGCTCAGTATAACGAGAAGGAGGACGTCGAAGAACTCCGTCAGAAAATGGAGGGGGCCACTCTGCaggataaaggtgtgtgtgtttatggtaaatgtcattgttttttgcagtgttccttccttcctatgaGGAGGACAGGTATTTTAACACAGCCCTTCTGTACAGGCTACCTCTTCTGGACAGGTGTTATTCCCTTGAAAGTCTCCGCTCTGCATTTCCCATGTGCTCTAATCTTTGAACATGGAACTGTTCCTTTCCCAGAACTGTGGTGTTGTCTTACCTTTACCTAGGAGTGGCGCCGTCCCCATATTGTGGGCGCAGGCGCCGTCCCCTTATTGTGGGCGCAGGCGCCGTCCCCTTATTGTGGGCGCATGCGCTGTCCCCTTATTGTGGGCGCAGGCGCCGTCCCCTTATTGTGGGCGCAGGCGCCGTCCCCTTATTGTGGGCGCAGGCGCCGTCCCCCATGTCATCCCTGCAATGTGGGACAGTTCCTTTCCCTTAAGGAAGGAGAATGCAGTGAAGTGTGACTTTACTCATGAACACATCAGCACTCTGACTCACCTGAGCAAAGGTTTTTAGAAAAGTCTTCTCCATCTGGAACAATCTCTGAGGTGCTGAAGGTCAGAACTGTCATTTCCCAACATGACTTTATGGTTTAATGGCTGCTGTTAGTTTTCTTCACTGGGTCAGtgatgatgtaaacacacaaaggTTGGGGACTGTCAGTTTGACTAAATATGGTGTGAACTATAACTTCAACATCTGTCCCTGTCTCCATCTGAACTCCATATCCATCTGAACACACCTGAGTTAATGTAGGTGTGTTAGAGCTTAGGGTTCTCCAGGACGATGACCAGGGTTGGGAACCAGTGCAATGTGCTGCCATATTGGTCTTTATTACGTGATAGTCACtgataaatcataataaatcaACATCTACTTATTCTGGGTTTCTCTTTCTATAACACACTGTTTGTCTCCTGTTAATGATGATGTTTTAAATCCAgctgtttctctgtttttatttctcacagtTCCATCTACAGCAGATCCACGAAGCTCCTCAAACAGAAACGTTCAGCGAACCGCCAAGGTACATCATTCTGAGAAAGGTTACTCTGAACTGATTACATGCTGGGGTTTAAGTTTATAGGGGTTTATAGTATCTAACAGAACTTTGATAAAACGAATAGCTTAAATGTCTAATTAACTAGTTTAGTGCTAGTGTTCTTTGTTAGTAACtgttacatttcattttttaaacaaattactaacaaaatcaatacatttaaataaatacatctgtgtaaataattatcattttctttattttgacatttatttctctttgttttattacttaacccagaagtacattaatataaatattattccattacatacattttccgtaaaataataatattcatataataaaatgtaatattttgaatacatttaaatagtttatttttatccatcAACTAACCAAGGAAAtgtttcttaattaaaaaaaacaacataaaatattactgtattatttactCTTAAGAAATAACTGCTCATTATGTCAGAAATAACTTCCTGTCTTCGTGGGGATCTATAAAGGTGTATTAAAGTCAGCTGAAAGTATTGTGTAATTGTCTTCAGTGAGATTTTAGACTCGAGCTCCACATCAGACAGATTAGATCTTTGTTTGAATGTTGTAGCTGCTGTGGGAGTCTGAACGGCATCtaacgtgtgtgtttttattttatttatcaggtGGTGTATATCATGGAGCAGAAACACTCCAGGGCAGTGTCGGGGTTTATTAAGCTCCTCCCTGATAAGCCCTTCGCCCTGTTCTCCCCCTCAGACCATCGAGTCCCCCGAGTGAATGTCCCGCTCTCAGGCTGTCCTGCAGATTTCCCCTCACGCTCTAATGACTATTCAAACATACTATTCATCTGCAGGATCACACACTGGACCCCAGACAGCCTGTTCGCCCAAgggtatacaaacacacacacacacacacacacacacacacacacacacacacacttagcacTGTGGGCATGTTGTACTAGTCAGCATGGTGGAACCAGCTAGTCAGAGGTTTTGATTAATTTCTAGGTTGTGTTCTTCTGTTTTCCACAGTGTACTATAATAATTGAACACTGCAAACCTATAGAGACATCACTGTATAATTCTCTTTAACCAACCCTCTTTTCTGATCTTCCTTCTCCCTCTCAGGCAGTTGATGAAGTCATTAGGTCAGGCGGGAGTCATTGAGCCGGAGACAGAGGCCATGTTAATGGAGTATGATGTGGATTTCTCTGAGTTTACAGATGAAGTGTTAGAGTGTCTACCGCAGGCTCGACCCTGGACCATCCCACCTGACGAGCTGAAAAGGAGGCGGGACCTCAGGtatcatcaacaccatcatgctCATGCAGATTCAGATCACACACATAATTATTCACATCATTATTATATCGTCATAGGAAGGAGTGCATATTTACGATTGATCCAGCTACAGCCAGAGACCTGGATGATGCTCTGTCCTGTAAACAACTTTCTGATggtcagattatttatttattcacgaTTTACACACGCAGATTAAACATTACTAAACACACCCAAAACTGAGTGCGTGTTtatatagtgagtgtgtgaccaTTATATTAACGAATAACCCTGACCTTGTGTAGGTAACTTTGAAGTGGGTGTGCACATAGCAGACGTGAGTTATTTCATGGAGGAGGGAAGTGCTCTGGATTACACTGCGAGCAGGAGAGCCACCAGTGTGTACCTCAtacagaaggtgtgtgtgtatgtgtgctgggATACTGTGATAATTCACTTCCTACTCatgagtgtgtatacagtgctgagtttaatttgtgtgtgtgtgcgtgtgtgtgtgtgtttgtaggtaaTTCCAATGTTGCCACGTCTCCTGTGTGAAGAATTGTGCAGTTTAAATCCTCAAACTGACCGTTTAACGTTCTCAGTCATCTGGAACTTATCACCTGAGgggaaggtaaaaaaaacacacacacacacacacacacacacagagtgaacacaaacacacttcaaaACTGAATTGGTTTATAATGCAAATTGCTCACGGTATAGTGTGCTTcatgtctgtctgcgtgtgtgtgtttgtgtgtgtgtctgtctgtgtgtctgcatgtgtgcgtgtgtgtttgtgtagatcCTGAGTGAGTGGATTGGCCGCTCAGTGATCCGCTCATGTGTGAAGCTGAGTTATGATCACGCTCAGAGCATGATCGACTCGCCCACTAAAGTGTTTGGTGCTGATGAGCTTCCCCCAGTCTCCCCTGAACACTCGGTACACACCATCCTCCAGGCCGTCCTGCACCTTCACACCATCGCCACTCACCTGCGTGCACAGCGCTTCAGGGGCGGAGCCTTGCGTCTCGACCAGGTAAACCAGATACACTACAGGTTCCACAAACCCAATAATGGTAATAGTGTAGAGGGTCTGCAGTGTGATGCTGTGTTCATGTTGGATGTGTTGCTTTAGATGAAGTTGGCGTTTACTCTGGACTCTGGGTCAGGAATGCCTCAAGGCTGTTACATCTACGAGTACAGAGACAGTAACAAGTGAGTGTGTGGACAGGTTGGTGACCGAGTTTACACTGATGTCTAACGTGGTCTTAAGTTGTAACATTTCAAACCCTGAGcagtgtacattgtgtgtgacAGGTTGGTGGAAGAGTTCATGTTGTTGGCCAACATGGCTGTAGCCCATCAGATTTACCGCTCAAACCCCGAGCTTGCTCTGCTGCGCCGTCACGCGCCCCCACAGAGCCGTCTAATGGAG includes these proteins:
- the dis3l2 gene encoding DIS3-like exonuclease 2, yielding MDRENGQRNRGRRRRLYEDYMSVKDVSDGLKRGQLIQGVLRINPKKYHEAFVPSPDGSADIFLDGMVARNRALNGDVVVVKLLPPDQWKVLNGDEGEQTSVDKERQSESIPDVIVEAQYNEKEDVEELRQKMEGATLQDKVPSTADPRSSSNRNVQRTAKVVYIMEQKHSRAVSGFIKLLPDKPFALFSPSDHRVPRVNVPLSGCPADFPSRSNDYSNILFICRITHWTPDSLFAQGQLMKSLGQAGVIEPETEAMLMEYDVDFSEFTDEVLECLPQARPWTIPPDELKRRRDLRKECIFTIDPATARDLDDALSCKQLSDGNFEVGVHIADVSYFMEEGSALDYTASRRATSVYLIQKVIPMLPRLLCEELCSLNPQTDRLTFSVIWNLSPEGKILSEWIGRSVIRSCVKLSYDHAQSMIDSPTKVFGADELPPVSPEHSVHTILQAVLHLHTIATHLRAQRFRGGALRLDQMKLAFTLDSGSGMPQGCYIYEYRDSNKLVEEFMLLANMAVAHQIYRSNPELALLRRHAPPQSRLMETLQEQCDHIGLNIDMSSAGALHRSLKEAVGDDEYSPARKAVLTHLCARPMQMAVYFCTGVLQDEKLFHHYALNVPLYTHFTSPIRRYADVIVHRLLAASLKCGPCVHLTQDEVQKQASHCNDKKMASKRVQEMSTELFFSVFVRECGPLDSQAMVMGILDKSFDVLVLQYGVQKRIYCNVIEGLQSFTFHKIGKCPKMDLVWNPHELEEEMVTQEISLFSVVDVRLTAGEGALKYTAVLMRTRH